One part of the Bacillota bacterium genome encodes these proteins:
- a CDS encoding C4-dicarboxylate ABC transporter permease — MGEIVRLVISGFISALSLTNVIAMTGGTLLGIVIGALPGLSATTGMALLLPLTFGMSIDAGLLMLAGVFCGAVYGGSISAILVGIPGTAASIPTAFDGFPMARAGKAREAMLYSLYASGIGGLASALVLITLTPVIAIWALRFGPPEMFALTLWGISMVSSVVGKDAIKGLIMAVVGLVVSTVGADPVNGYIRLTFGNYYFIGGIDFVPLILGALALPRVLEMIEDLRTRNVFYAESTSRKWYLAPGEILRYWGTIVKSSIIGIIIGIAPAAGPSMAAYMSYNEAKRSSAHPERFGSGEPDGLVASETGNNAATGGDLVLTLALGIPGSAAAAVLLGALIMKGIQPGPHLMHKNPQIVYTFFAGFFLVNILFFLLGHLVVQVGHYIVRTPLQVLAPTILVICVVGAYSSANSMMNVAVMVITGVIAYCLGKAGFPMAPFLLALILGPIMEASYWTSLLIAYGDVLVFFKRPLSVAFMVLAVVTLLAPCYGTIRQRLGRIGKPA; from the coding sequence TTGGGAGAGATAGTCCGATTAGTCATCAGCGGGTTCATTAGTGCCCTGTCATTGACCAACGTGATAGCCATGACCGGCGGTACGCTCCTGGGGATAGTTATTGGAGCTCTACCAGGGCTTTCTGCCACGACCGGCATGGCACTGCTATTGCCGCTGACTTTCGGGATGAGCATTGACGCGGGCCTTCTGATGCTTGCGGGGGTTTTCTGTGGGGCAGTGTACGGAGGGTCGATCTCGGCGATTCTCGTTGGCATACCCGGCACAGCGGCTTCCATTCCCACCGCGTTCGACGGTTTTCCCATGGCGAGGGCGGGCAAAGCACGTGAGGCCATGTTATACTCTTTGTATGCTTCCGGAATAGGCGGCCTCGCCAGCGCGCTCGTACTCATCACCCTCACACCGGTCATCGCAATATGGGCACTGAGGTTTGGCCCGCCGGAGATGTTTGCCCTGACCCTGTGGGGAATATCGATGGTCTCCAGTGTAGTCGGCAAAGACGCGATCAAGGGACTCATCATGGCGGTAGTTGGGCTCGTCGTGAGCACTGTAGGTGCAGATCCCGTCAACGGCTACATCCGTCTTACGTTCGGCAACTACTACTTCATCGGCGGGATCGACTTCGTTCCGCTGATTCTCGGCGCTCTGGCGCTACCCCGCGTTCTTGAAATGATAGAGGACCTCCGCACCAGAAACGTATTCTACGCTGAGTCAACGTCGCGGAAGTGGTATCTTGCTCCCGGGGAGATCCTCCGGTATTGGGGCACAATAGTGAAGTCCTCGATTATCGGGATAATCATAGGAATAGCCCCTGCCGCCGGTCCGTCAATGGCAGCGTACATGTCATATAACGAGGCGAAGCGTTCCTCCGCACACCCGGAGCGGTTCGGGAGCGGAGAGCCAGATGGCCTTGTCGCTAGCGAGACCGGCAACAACGCGGCGACGGGTGGCGACCTGGTGTTGACTCTCGCGCTTGGCATCCCCGGATCGGCCGCCGCAGCGGTGCTGCTTGGGGCCCTCATCATGAAGGGAATCCAACCGGGTCCCCACCTTATGCACAAGAATCCCCAGATCGTCTACACGTTTTTCGCCGGTTTCTTCCTGGTGAATATCCTGTTCTTTCTCTTAGGGCACCTCGTCGTGCAGGTCGGGCACTACATAGTGCGGACTCCGCTGCAGGTTCTGGCCCCAACAATTCTGGTGATTTGCGTGGTCGGAGCATATTCCTCAGCCAACAGTATGATGAACGTGGCAGTCATGGTCATAACGGGCGTCATCGCCTATTGCCTGGGCAAGGCGGGGTTTCCCATGGCGCCGTTCCTGCTCGCTCTCATCCTGGGACCGATCATGGAGGCAAGCTACTGGACGTCGTTGCTCATTGCTTATGGGGATGTCCTCGTGTTCTTCAAGCGGCCCTTGTCTGTTGCGTTCATGGTACTGGCGGTTGTTACCCTGTTAGCCCCTTGCTACGGTACCATTCGCCAAAGACTCGGGCGTATAGGGAAGCCCGCCTGA